From Anas platyrhynchos isolate ZD024472 breed Pekin duck chromosome 16, IASCAAS_PekinDuck_T2T, whole genome shotgun sequence, a single genomic window includes:
- the LOC101804212 gene encoding macrophage migration inhibitory factor has translation MPMFAIQTNVCKDAVPDSLLGELTQQLAKATGKPAQYIAVHIIPDQMMSFGGSTDPCALCSLYSIGKIGGQQNKTYTKLLCDLISKHLHVSADRVYINYFDMNAANVGWNGSTFA, from the exons ATGCCGATGTTCGCCATCCAGACCAACGTCTGCAAGGACGCCGTGCCCGACAGCCTGCTGGGCGAGCTCACCCAGCAGCTGGCCAAGGCCACCGGCAAACCCGCGCAG TACATCGCTGTGCACATCATACCTGACCAGATGATGTCCTTCGGGGGCTCCACGGATCCCTGCGCTCTCTGCAGCCTCTACAGCATTGGCAAAATAGGAGGGCAGCAGAACAAGACCTACACCAAGCTCTTGTGCGATCTGATCTCTAAGCACTTGCACGTATCTGCAGACAG GGTGTACATCAACTACTTTGACATGAATGCTGCCAATGTGGGCTGGAACGGTTCCACCTTCGCGTAG
- the LOC101796948 gene encoding macrophage migration inhibitory factor-like: MPKFIVNTNISKDKVPESFTGELTQQLSKAMGKPAQYLAIQISPDQVMSFGGSTAPCAMCFLYSIGKIGEQENKVYSKLLCDLLNKQLKIPSDRIYVSFFEISAANVGWNNTTFA, from the exons ATGCCTAAATTCATTGTTAACACGAATATAAGCAAGGACAAAGTTCCCGAGTCTTTCACAGGAGAGCTCACCCAGCAGTTATCAAAGGCAATGGGAAAACCAGCTCAG tATCTAGCAATACAGATCTCTCCTGATCAGGTGATGTCCTTCGGCGGCTCCACAGCCCCCTGTGCTATGTGCTTTCTTTACAGCATTGGGAAGATAGGAGAGCAGGAGAACAAGGTCTACTCCAAATTGCTCTGCGACCTGCTGaacaaacagctgaaaataCCATCTGACAG GATTTATGTCAGCTTCTTTGAGATCAGTGCTGCCAACGTGGGCTGGAACAACACCACCTTTGCTTAA
- the LOC101804037 gene encoding solute carrier family 2, facilitated glucose transporter member 11 isoform X1: MATFFSDLVQFQGLFQMILVLGIGGSFPYGFHISVINYPSVHIRKFINETWIERHGSPLHPETIMLLWSFIVSVYGIGGFLGSLCCGYLTTKYRKKKCQMFTNLIMLVAALLMAFSKTAKSFEMILAGRFLYGVGTGFSLNIHPQYVGEISPKKLRGFTNSTVAVFLTLGKLTGQVVGLREILGSEALWPWLLASSGLSALVQLVTLPFFPDSPSYLLIQKGNEEAFRKAIRKLWGEGDHQAEIDDIMKEKAAVTSTKTLRVLEVIKERSLRWQLYILVTVMTTLQLCGINAIYFYSFEVFHTAKFEEYLIPYVSLGVGLCECLSSILCSTLIERFGRKVLLWGGYTLMCSVLALLTMTLSLQHQFFWLHYFSVILIFLFVFFYGIGPSGATVSIMVEIFSQSYRPSAFLIVGCINWMGLFVLGMIFPLIVDNLGPFCFLIFLGILVLSAIFIYLYLPETKGKSIMEIKAEFNKLNFGKKEISVTENNFPKEQLFCTKL; the protein is encoded by the exons ATGGCTACCTTCTTCTCTGACCTG GTTCAGTTCCAAGGACTATTTCAAATGATTCTAGTGCTGGGAATTGGTGGTAGTTTCCCATACGGATTCCATATTTCTGTCATCAACTATCCTTCTGTG cacatCAGGAAGTTTATTAATGAAACCTGGATAGAGCGCCATGGCTCTCCCCTCCATCCTGAGACAATCATGCTGCTGTGGTCCTTCATTGTGTCTGTTTATGGGATAGGAGGGTTCCTGGGGAGCCTCTGCTGTGGCTACCTGActacaaaatacagaaa aaaaaagtGTCAGATGTTCACCAACCTGATCATGCTGGTAGCTGCACTTCTCATGGCCTTCAGTAAAACAGCCAAGTCCTTTGAGATGATCCTGGCTGGACGCTTTCTCTATGGCGTTGGTACAG GTTTTTCTCTCAATATACATCCTCAGTATGTAGGAGAGATTTCACCCAAGAAGCTGCGTGGATTTACGAACTCCACAGTTGCTGTTTTTCTGACACTGGGAAAACTCACGGGACAAGTCGTTGGACTAAG GGAGATTTTAGGAAGCGAAGCTTTGTGGCCCTGGTTGTTAGCATCTAGTGGACTTTCAGCATTGGTTCAACTGGTTACTCTCCCATTTTTCCCTGATTCACCATCTTACCTCCTGATCCAGAAGGGTAATGAGGAAGCCTTCAGGAAAG CCATTAGGAAGCTCTGGGGGGAAGGAGACCATCAAGCAGAAATTGATGACATTATGAaggagaaggctgcagtgaCGAGCACCAAAACCCTGCGCGTCCTCGAAGTCATAAAAGAGCGGTCTCTGCGCTGGCAGCTTTACATCCTGGTGACCGTCATGACCACCCTGCAGCTCTGTGGAATCAATGCA ATTTACTTCTATTCTTTCGAAGTGTTCCATACAGCCAAGTTTGAAGAGTACCTTATCCCATACGTGTCCCTGGGCGTTGGGTTGTGCGAATGCTTATCTTCTATCTTGTGT agcACCCTTATAGAGCGATTTGGGAGGaaggtgctgctgtggggaggATACACGCTGATGTGCTCGGTGCTAGCACTCCTCACCATGACCCTGTCACTGCAG CATCAGTTCTTCTGGCTGCACTACTTCAGTGTTATCTTGAtcttcctctttgttttcttctatggAATCGGACCAT ctggAGCCACTGTATCTATCATGGTTGAAATCTTCAGCCAGTCATACAGACCGTCAGCCTTTCTGATTGTTGGCTGCATCAACTGGATGGGGCTGTTTGTACTTGGGATGATTTTTCCATTGATTGTT GATAACCTTGGTCCCTTCTGCTTCCTTATCTTTTTGGGAATCCTTGTTTTATCAGCAATTTTCATCTACCTGTACCTTCCTGAGACCAAGGGAAAGTCAAtcatggaaataaaagcagagttCAACAAGctgaattttggaaaaaaagaaatctcagtGACAGAAAATAACTTTCCTAAGGAACAGTTGTTCTGCACCAAACTCTGA
- the LOC101804037 gene encoding solute carrier family 2, facilitated glucose transporter member 11 isoform X2 — translation MFTNLIMLVAALLMAFSKTAKSFEMILAGRFLYGVGTGFSLNIHPQYVGEISPKKLRGFTNSTVAVFLTLGKLTGQVVGLREILGSEALWPWLLASSGLSALVQLVTLPFFPDSPSYLLIQKGNEEAFRKAIRKLWGEGDHQAEIDDIMKEKAAVTSTKTLRVLEVIKERSLRWQLYILVTVMTTLQLCGINAIYFYSFEVFHTAKFEEYLIPYVSLGVGLCECLSSILCSTLIERFGRKVLLWGGYTLMCSVLALLTMTLSLQHQFFWLHYFSVILIFLFVFFYGIGPSGATVSIMVEIFSQSYRPSAFLIVGCINWMGLFVLGMIFPLIVDNLGPFCFLIFLGILVLSAIFIYLYLPETKGKSIMEIKAEFNKLNFGKKEISVTENNFPKEQLFCTKL, via the exons ATGTTCACCAACCTGATCATGCTGGTAGCTGCACTTCTCATGGCCTTCAGTAAAACAGCCAAGTCCTTTGAGATGATCCTGGCTGGACGCTTTCTCTATGGCGTTGGTACAG GTTTTTCTCTCAATATACATCCTCAGTATGTAGGAGAGATTTCACCCAAGAAGCTGCGTGGATTTACGAACTCCACAGTTGCTGTTTTTCTGACACTGGGAAAACTCACGGGACAAGTCGTTGGACTAAG GGAGATTTTAGGAAGCGAAGCTTTGTGGCCCTGGTTGTTAGCATCTAGTGGACTTTCAGCATTGGTTCAACTGGTTACTCTCCCATTTTTCCCTGATTCACCATCTTACCTCCTGATCCAGAAGGGTAATGAGGAAGCCTTCAGGAAAG CCATTAGGAAGCTCTGGGGGGAAGGAGACCATCAAGCAGAAATTGATGACATTATGAaggagaaggctgcagtgaCGAGCACCAAAACCCTGCGCGTCCTCGAAGTCATAAAAGAGCGGTCTCTGCGCTGGCAGCTTTACATCCTGGTGACCGTCATGACCACCCTGCAGCTCTGTGGAATCAATGCA ATTTACTTCTATTCTTTCGAAGTGTTCCATACAGCCAAGTTTGAAGAGTACCTTATCCCATACGTGTCCCTGGGCGTTGGGTTGTGCGAATGCTTATCTTCTATCTTGTGT agcACCCTTATAGAGCGATTTGGGAGGaaggtgctgctgtggggaggATACACGCTGATGTGCTCGGTGCTAGCACTCCTCACCATGACCCTGTCACTGCAG CATCAGTTCTTCTGGCTGCACTACTTCAGTGTTATCTTGAtcttcctctttgttttcttctatggAATCGGACCAT ctggAGCCACTGTATCTATCATGGTTGAAATCTTCAGCCAGTCATACAGACCGTCAGCCTTTCTGATTGTTGGCTGCATCAACTGGATGGGGCTGTTTGTACTTGGGATGATTTTTCCATTGATTGTT GATAACCTTGGTCCCTTCTGCTTCCTTATCTTTTTGGGAATCCTTGTTTTATCAGCAATTTTCATCTACCTGTACCTTCCTGAGACCAAGGGAAAGTCAAtcatggaaataaaagcagagttCAACAAGctgaattttggaaaaaaagaaatctcagtGACAGAAAATAACTTTCCTAAGGAACAGTTGTTCTGCACCAAACTCTGA